A single region of the Nocardioides ochotonae genome encodes:
- a CDS encoding N-acetylmuramoyl-L-alanine amidase: protein MAYKYLPADLPKRLRAAGLTVVEVDGWRTRGRPASTGAHAPVGVLCHHTATGRSVSDTAVVALLKNGRSDLAGPLAHFGLSRNGTVYMIAAGRANHAGKAKASGSVSGGDGNALYVGIEAFNDGVGEPWPSAQYEAYVTLCAVLCLHVTGNSAKTVRGHRETSVTGKIDPTFDMAKFRDRVAARMGELRAPADTRPAVSLERVKRAAQTPAWRRALTGKRVLADRRRVRAALKAEGCATFAEWQRRLGYTGADADGIPGRASLTALGDRQGFRVVP, encoded by the coding sequence ATGGCATACAAGTATCTGCCCGCCGACCTGCCTAAGCGACTGCGCGCGGCGGGTCTGACGGTAGTTGAGGTCGACGGGTGGCGCACCCGCGGACGACCCGCCTCGACCGGCGCACATGCCCCTGTCGGCGTCCTGTGCCACCACACCGCGACCGGTCGGTCAGTGTCCGACACCGCAGTAGTGGCGCTGCTCAAGAATGGCCGGTCGGACCTGGCCGGCCCCCTGGCGCACTTTGGTCTGTCCCGTAACGGAACGGTCTACATGATCGCCGCGGGGCGTGCCAATCACGCCGGGAAGGCGAAGGCGTCGGGCAGCGTGTCCGGTGGCGATGGTAACGCCCTCTATGTCGGCATCGAGGCGTTTAACGACGGCGTCGGTGAGCCCTGGCCGTCGGCGCAGTACGAGGCCTACGTGACCCTGTGCGCTGTCCTGTGTCTGCACGTCACGGGCAACTCCGCTAAGACGGTGCGCGGGCACCGCGAGACGTCGGTAACCGGCAAGATCGACCCGACGTTTGATATGGCGAAGTTCCGCGACCGGGTCGCCGCGCGGATGGGTGAACTGCGCGCCCCTGCTGACACCCGCCCCGCCGTGTCGCTCGAGCGGGTCAAGCGTGCCGCGCAAACCCCCGCATGGCGGCGCGCCCTGACCGGGAAGCGCGTCCTGGCCGATCGTCGCCGCGTACGCGCGGCCCTCAAGGCCGAGGGCTGCGCGACGTTCGCCGAATGGCAGCGGCGCCTCGGCTACACCGGTGCCGACGCCGACGGGATCCCTGGCCGTGCGTCCCTGACCGCCCTGGGCGACCGTCAGGGCTTCAGGGTCGTGCCGTGA
- a CDS encoding deoxynucleotide monophosphate kinase family protein — MSLVGIVGKKRAGKDTLAGYLIPHGYTRFAFADPLKVALLATNPLYKGGQRLGDLIDSTGWETAKALPEVRRLLQEFGGAVRALDRDFWVRATLPHAVANGRAVVTDVRYRNEADGIRAAGGYLVRVVRPDCPTTLRTGDGQTVPLDTHDSETELDGYPVDLEVVNHTLEDLEAAAATILARAA, encoded by the coding sequence ATGTCCCTAGTCGGAATCGTCGGCAAGAAGCGCGCCGGGAAGGACACCCTGGCCGGCTACCTGATCCCGCACGGTTACACCCGGTTTGCTTTCGCTGACCCCCTCAAGGTCGCGCTACTGGCGACTAACCCCCTTTACAAGGGCGGGCAGCGGCTGGGCGACCTGATCGACTCCACTGGCTGGGAGACCGCGAAGGCCCTGCCTGAGGTACGTCGGCTGCTACAGGAGTTCGGCGGCGCGGTCCGCGCGCTTGACCGCGACTTCTGGGTGCGCGCCACGCTGCCGCACGCCGTGGCGAACGGTCGCGCGGTCGTTACCGACGTGAGGTACCGAAACGAGGCCGACGGGATCCGCGCGGCGGGCGGCTACCTAGTCCGCGTCGTACGCCCTGACTGCCCGACCACCTTGCGCACCGGCGACGGGCAGACCGTCCCGCTGGACACGCACGATTCTGAGACTGAGCTCGATGGATACCCCGTGGACCTTGAGGTCGTAAACCACACCCTTGAGGACCTCGAGGCCGCGGCTGCGACGATCCTGGCGCGCGCCGCCTGA
- a CDS encoding LAGLIDADG family homing endonuclease, translating to MSRDDLIWLAGLLEGEGSFDLHRGRYPRVRLAMTDRDVVGRAATLLGGSVRLSLKPAPHRAMWHVEVSGAKASAAMRAILPFMGARRSARIADVLGHATLEPGTSGAPGPAICRPPAM from the coding sequence ATGAGCCGGGACGACCTGATCTGGCTGGCCGGTCTGCTGGAGGGCGAAGGGTCATTCGACCTGCACCGCGGACGCTACCCCCGCGTGCGGCTGGCGATGACTGACCGCGACGTCGTCGGTCGAGCTGCGACGCTGCTGGGCGGGTCGGTCCGCCTGAGCCTCAAGCCTGCGCCGCATCGGGCTATGTGGCACGTCGAGGTATCCGGCGCGAAGGCGTCCGCTGCCATGCGCGCGATCCTGCCCTTCATGGGCGCGCGCCGCTCTGCGCGGATCGCCGACGTCCTGGGCCACGCGACCCTCGAGCCGGGCACATCCGGCGCGCCTGGCCCCGCGATCTGCCGCCCGCCTGCCATGTGA
- a CDS encoding recombination directionality factor — protein sequence MAGLRIFGDADTATTAPKRRTDDVVGRFRSGYVANNMPVALSDWRVTTGDPEVAERVAELLNGDEPQTWDATGEDNLEVFTKSTSVEVILDGPRALRQAMVLYGRKGILRVSDGETITYPEEDKGKPDPQAGQSLQERKDAARAGTGAEPRIELFFRLADAPDLGVFKFQSGSWSLARDLAYFGTEDELADYDGPVRATLALEPVSFVAKSGPRAGQNVSYTKPVIKILGDA from the coding sequence ATGGCTGGTCTTCGTATCTTTGGCGACGCTGACACCGCTACCACCGCGCCTAAGCGGCGTACTGATGACGTCGTGGGCCGGTTCCGTTCGGGCTACGTGGCTAACAACATGCCGGTTGCCCTGTCCGACTGGCGCGTGACCACGGGTGACCCTGAGGTCGCCGAGCGCGTGGCTGAGCTCCTCAACGGCGATGAGCCGCAGACCTGGGACGCGACCGGTGAGGACAACCTCGAGGTCTTTACGAAGTCGACGTCGGTTGAGGTCATCCTCGACGGCCCGCGCGCACTGCGGCAGGCGATGGTCCTCTACGGGCGTAAGGGCATCCTCCGCGTGTCCGACGGCGAAACGATCACCTACCCCGAGGAGGACAAGGGCAAGCCTGACCCGCAGGCCGGACAGTCGCTCCAGGAGCGCAAGGACGCCGCCCGCGCAGGCACCGGCGCGGAGCCGCGGATCGAGCTGTTCTTCCGGCTGGCCGACGCCCCCGACCTGGGCGTATTCAAGTTCCAGTCGGGGTCCTGGTCCCTGGCCCGCGACCTTGCCTACTTTGGCACCGAGGACGAGCTGGCCGACTACGACGGACCGGTGCGCGCGACCCTGGCCCTGGAGCCGGTTTCTTTCGTGGCTAAGTCTGGCCCCCGCGCGGGTCAGAACGTGTCCTACACGAAGCCGGTTATCAAGATCCTGGGCGACGCATGA
- a CDS encoding DNA adenine methylase has protein sequence MRYQGGKHRLAKELGRIIIERAAGRSTYVEPFVGGASVLAQVAPHFRRVVAADAQEDLILMWRAVQDGWIPPTTMPSVEDYWAMRDDPTPSPLRAFAGFGCSFGGGWFAGYARSNTPREDFAMAAHRGILRKAANFPHAEFRHCDYRLLGDVIGPDAVVYCDPPYAGTRTYKGTPSAGFDHDMFWRVAARWSEAGAVVLVSEYAAPDHWVPIWSKTRHVDFCLDNKGHKAVERLYVHPVHLTAADREAA, from the coding sequence GTGAGGTATCAGGGCGGCAAGCATCGGCTCGCTAAGGAGCTGGGACGCATCATCATCGAACGTGCCGCGGGCCGGTCGACCTACGTCGAGCCCTTTGTCGGCGGCGCGTCGGTCCTGGCGCAGGTCGCACCCCATTTCCGCCGTGTCGTCGCCGCGGACGCGCAGGAGGACCTGATCCTCATGTGGCGCGCCGTCCAGGACGGCTGGATCCCGCCGACCACGATGCCCTCGGTGGAGGACTACTGGGCCATGCGCGACGACCCGACCCCGTCGCCGCTGCGCGCGTTCGCCGGTTTCGGTTGCTCGTTCGGGGGCGGCTGGTTCGCCGGTTACGCACGGTCCAACACGCCCCGTGAGGACTTCGCTATGGCCGCGCACCGCGGGATCCTGCGCAAGGCCGCCAACTTCCCACACGCGGAGTTCCGGCACTGCGACTACAGGCTCCTGGGCGACGTCATCGGCCCCGACGCGGTCGTCTACTGCGACCCGCCGTACGCCGGGACGCGCACCTACAAGGGCACCCCGTCCGCGGGCTTTGACCACGACATGTTCTGGCGCGTCGCCGCCCGGTGGTCTGAGGCCGGCGCGGTGGTCCTGGTGTCTGAGTACGCCGCGCCGGATCACTGGGTGCCGATCTGGTCTAAGACCCGCCATGTCGACTTCTGTCTGGATAACAAGGGTCACAAGGCCGTCGAGCGCCTGTACGTCCACCCTGTCCACCTGACCGCCGCCGACCGGGAGGCCGCGTGA
- a CDS encoding phage/plasmid primase, P4 family, translated as MTLDDLISRFDVVEHDPDGYRVHCPAHHDTDPSLRITVSEKGAVLVKCRAGCPTATVVAQLGLTMRDLATMTAGDSLDFRRATSTDRPASPADVARLAVDLDRWSAALADCPEVQDYAARRFGLTPADMERLGLGAADDLPGGVRLVVPFRDPDGVARGFQARALKRDAAVRWFGPRSPEGASWAKVAYFPGGANWDEVLITEGPGDSLTGAALGYDTIGVRGAGLASNPAVVEAIADMLDDRLAVICGDGDPAGRTFATTLSRELLARGKRVKVLPVPDDHDLTDWREVDPVRFPAQVIRAITDTREETTVAAVLRERDETRYPLTDLGNAYFARDFIAARGSGVKYSPEVGFFLLHGGVWRHDRLDRTRSLVQAAAQQVAELAADLSAASLAEPENTTKARVARHWAGWARYSQSSRGIESALKELAALRDVAMDVNDFDRHPDLLAVANGVVDLRTGALRPHDPALLLTRRVEVDYDPDARCPRWDAFLREIFPAHPDLPDFMRRWVGYGITGRTDEQAFAVLWGTGANGKSVLTDTLTEVFRELTVTTPFSTFEEKSAGGIPNDLAALKGARLVMASEGDQGRPMAEAVLKRVTGRDLIAARFMRKEFFEFRPTFALMLATNYKPNFRGQDEGLWRRVKLVPFERYFAPHERDHRLGDTLLGERAGILAWAVRGAVEWFARGLEDPEVIRHATAEYRETSNALAGFLPGVFVVEDGERLTGKALFDAYLEWADEENLPGRERWTRRTFFAALEERGLVKRRAAAGVVFEGVRRARAADREEVGVTRAGQAPLAHSPTDTATAPGGPSLFDV; from the coding sequence GTGACCCTCGACGACCTGATTTCACGCTTCGACGTAGTCGAGCACGACCCCGACGGCTACCGCGTCCACTGCCCCGCGCACCACGACACCGACCCGTCCCTGAGGATCACGGTTTCTGAGAAGGGCGCGGTTCTGGTCAAGTGCCGCGCCGGTTGCCCGACGGCGACGGTCGTGGCGCAGCTCGGCCTGACGATGCGCGACCTGGCGACCATGACCGCGGGCGATTCCCTGGACTTTCGCCGCGCGACCTCGACGGATCGGCCCGCGTCGCCTGCCGACGTCGCCCGCCTGGCCGTCGACCTGGACCGGTGGTCGGCTGCCCTGGCCGACTGCCCTGAGGTCCAGGACTACGCCGCGCGCCGGTTCGGGCTGACCCCCGCGGACATGGAGCGCCTCGGGCTGGGCGCAGCCGACGACCTGCCCGGTGGCGTCCGGCTGGTCGTGCCGTTCCGTGACCCCGACGGCGTCGCCCGTGGTTTCCAGGCTCGAGCCCTCAAGCGGGACGCCGCCGTGCGGTGGTTCGGTCCGCGGTCGCCCGAGGGCGCGTCCTGGGCGAAGGTCGCCTACTTTCCTGGTGGCGCGAACTGGGACGAGGTCCTCATCACCGAGGGTCCTGGCGACTCACTGACCGGCGCGGCCCTGGGCTACGACACGATCGGCGTGCGTGGCGCAGGCCTGGCCTCTAACCCCGCCGTGGTCGAGGCGATCGCCGACATGTTGGACGACCGGCTGGCCGTAATCTGCGGCGACGGCGACCCCGCGGGTCGGACGTTCGCTACGACCCTGTCGCGCGAGTTGCTGGCCCGCGGCAAGCGGGTCAAGGTCCTGCCGGTCCCTGACGACCACGACCTGACCGACTGGCGTGAGGTCGACCCGGTCCGGTTCCCTGCGCAGGTCATTCGGGCGATCACTGACACCCGTGAGGAGACCACCGTCGCCGCCGTCCTGCGCGAACGTGACGAGACCCGCTACCCCCTGACCGACCTGGGCAACGCCTACTTCGCGCGCGACTTCATCGCCGCGCGCGGGTCTGGGGTCAAGTATTCGCCTGAGGTCGGTTTCTTCCTGCTGCACGGCGGGGTCTGGCGGCACGACCGACTGGACCGGACCCGCTCCCTGGTCCAGGCCGCGGCGCAGCAAGTCGCCGAACTGGCCGCCGACCTATCCGCGGCGTCCCTGGCTGAGCCTGAGAACACGACGAAGGCGCGGGTGGCCCGGCACTGGGCCGGATGGGCGCGCTATTCGCAATCGTCGCGCGGGATCGAGTCGGCACTCAAGGAGCTGGCGGCCCTGCGGGACGTGGCGATGGACGTCAACGACTTCGACCGGCACCCCGACCTCCTGGCCGTCGCTAACGGCGTCGTGGACCTGCGCACCGGTGCCCTGCGGCCCCACGACCCGGCGCTCCTGCTGACCCGGCGCGTCGAGGTCGACTACGACCCTGACGCCCGCTGCCCGCGGTGGGATGCGTTCCTGCGGGAGATCTTTCCTGCGCATCCCGACCTGCCCGACTTCATGCGCCGATGGGTCGGCTACGGGATCACAGGGCGCACCGACGAGCAGGCGTTCGCCGTCCTTTGGGGCACCGGCGCTAACGGTAAGTCTGTCCTAACCGACACCCTGACTGAGGTCTTTCGCGAGCTGACCGTCACGACGCCCTTCTCCACCTTTGAGGAGAAGTCTGCTGGCGGGATCCCGAACGACCTAGCGGCCCTCAAGGGCGCGCGGCTGGTCATGGCTAGCGAGGGCGATCAGGGGCGACCTATGGCTGAGGCCGTCCTCAAGCGGGTGACCGGGCGTGACCTGATCGCTGCCCGGTTCATGCGCAAAGAGTTCTTCGAGTTCCGCCCGACGTTCGCCCTCATGCTGGCGACGAACTACAAGCCCAACTTCCGCGGACAGGACGAGGGTCTGTGGCGTCGGGTGAAGCTGGTTCCGTTCGAGCGTTACTTTGCCCCCCATGAGCGCGACCACCGTCTAGGCGACACGCTGCTGGGCGAGCGCGCTGGGATCCTGGCGTGGGCTGTGCGGGGCGCGGTCGAGTGGTTTGCGCGTGGACTTGAGGACCCTGAGGTCATCCGGCACGCGACCGCCGAATACCGCGAGACGTCTAACGCCCTGGCCGGTTTCCTGCCCGGCGTATTCGTCGTCGAGGACGGCGAACGGCTGACCGGCAAAGCCCTCTTCGATGCCTACCTGGAATGGGCCGACGAGGAGAACCTGCCTGGCCGCGAACGTTGGACCCGCCGCACGTTCTTCGCCGCCCTTGAGGAGCGCGGGCTGGTCAAGCGGCGCGCAGCGGCGGGCGTTGTGTTTGAGGGCGTACGCCGTGCCCGCGCCGCCGACCGTGAGGAGGTCGGGGTCACACGGGCAGGACAGGCCCCGCTGGCGCACTCACCTACTGACACCGCGACGGCCCCTGGCGGTCCGTCCCTGTTCGACGTCTAA
- a CDS encoding DNA cytosine methyltransferase: MDAIVLFSGPGGVCEGLRMAGMNKVVGVEHEPDAVATARAAGHAALLEDVRELDPREVADLYGLGADGRHLLIQASPPCQGLSMAGRGAGRKDLAALAAAVESGALGDCYDERSPLTIEVLRWIAALSPSFVMLEQVPAALVVWEAIGHKLEREGYSVWTGYVQAEQYGVPQTRKRAILLASRLGPVSAPTPTHSRYYSRSPERLDPDVLPWVSMSEALGWAAPGAPKGYLFGQHDRPIAAERAERVARRKADDNGPWVPHERDEPCDCPVTLSATNPRPNSAHRTPCMPSPTLAFGHERPRWNPRETLDDGSPRWNDQSGTPVDETWPDKRPATTVAGRGLVQNPGATANRYNGSTKSRNDGVRVSVAEAGVLQSFPADYPWQGSATSQFVQVGNAVPPLMQMRLTVHLLAGVAHSQESR, translated from the coding sequence GTGGACGCTATCGTATTGTTTTCGGGACCCGGCGGAGTCTGTGAAGGGCTCCGAATGGCTGGGATGAATAAGGTCGTTGGCGTCGAGCACGAGCCGGACGCCGTTGCTACGGCACGCGCGGCGGGCCATGCGGCTTTGCTGGAGGACGTCCGCGAGCTCGACCCGCGTGAGGTTGCCGACCTTTACGGGCTGGGAGCCGACGGGCGGCATTTGCTAATCCAGGCGTCTCCGCCGTGTCAGGGCCTTAGTATGGCTGGCCGTGGCGCGGGCCGTAAGGACCTGGCCGCGCTCGCCGCTGCTGTCGAGTCTGGCGCGCTGGGAGATTGTTACGACGAGCGTTCACCGCTCACTATCGAAGTGCTCCGCTGGATTGCGGCCCTGTCGCCTTCCTTTGTGATGCTGGAGCAGGTTCCCGCCGCTCTCGTGGTTTGGGAGGCAATCGGCCACAAGCTGGAGCGCGAAGGCTATAGCGTCTGGACCGGATATGTGCAGGCGGAGCAGTACGGCGTTCCCCAGACGCGAAAGCGCGCTATTCTGCTCGCGTCTCGCCTAGGGCCGGTTAGCGCGCCGACTCCGACGCACTCCCGGTATTACTCCCGCTCTCCGGAGCGGCTCGACCCGGACGTTTTGCCGTGGGTCAGTATGTCGGAGGCGCTGGGCTGGGCCGCGCCCGGCGCTCCGAAGGGTTACCTTTTTGGCCAGCACGATCGGCCGATCGCGGCGGAGCGGGCCGAGCGTGTGGCACGTCGAAAGGCGGACGATAACGGGCCCTGGGTTCCGCACGAGCGCGACGAGCCGTGCGACTGTCCGGTAACGCTTAGCGCGACAAATCCGCGCCCGAATTCCGCGCACCGTACGCCGTGCATGCCGTCGCCGACTCTGGCATTCGGCCACGAGCGCCCGCGCTGGAACCCGCGCGAGACGCTGGACGACGGTTCTCCGCGCTGGAATGACCAGAGCGGGACGCCGGTAGATGAGACCTGGCCGGATAAGCGACCCGCTACGACTGTCGCCGGTCGTGGACTCGTGCAGAATCCGGGCGCGACGGCCAACCGCTATAACGGCTCCACAAAGTCCCGTAATGATGGCGTACGCGTGTCCGTCGCGGAGGCTGGCGTACTCCAGAGCTTCCCAGCGGATTATCCGTGGCAGGGCAGCGCTACTAGCCAATTCGTCCAGGTTGGCAATGCCGTCCCGCCGCTTATGCAAATGCGCCTCACTGTTCACCTGCTGGCCGGCGTCGCGCATTCCCAGGAATCCCGCTAG
- a CDS encoding DNA polymerase — translation MAGFDAFLARGDKVLGLDTETTNLNVYAPGFAVRLVQLGNDREAWVLRADRFRDHIVRALRQPRRFTVHNASFDLQVIDRALGVPIEDLAPRTFDTRILAHLLDPRQRHEGGTGLALKELSEVYVDPSAPDTQAGLHEVFRRDYRATKETGWSVIDVDHPTYVRYAGLDPILARRLFDELLPLVRDVGLDRLSVFEHRLQALLAMMQRRGVLLDVPYIQDLKGRLGDEADHYRQAAARYGVANVNSTAQIAEALTAMGEDLTERTPSGALKVDKGVLLPLADLDTQWQRIEARTPNPLADAVLRAKRADKWSTSYAQAFLDLRDDRDRLHPMIGALQARTARMSISNPPLQQLPSSDWTIRRGVIADPGQVIVAADYQAVEMRVLAALSGDERMIQAILDGEDLHSFTARMVYGPEFTKAHRKISKAVGFGKVFGGGAATIQRQTGADLEAVRTALRGYDETFPGIRRFAQRLQNRADYGKREVVTPTGRHLPLDRDRLYAATNYIVQSTSRDLLAQAIVDIHEAGLGEHLLLPVHDELIAQAPADVAEDVIQEIGRLMESTFGGVPIVSEPEVYGRSWGSGYGCPPEADAA, via the coding sequence CTGGCCGGTTTCGATGCGTTCCTGGCCCGCGGCGACAAGGTCCTGGGCCTGGACACCGAGACCACCAATCTCAACGTCTACGCCCCCGGTTTCGCCGTCCGGCTGGTCCAGCTCGGAAACGACCGTGAGGCCTGGGTCCTGCGCGCCGACCGGTTCCGCGACCACATCGTGCGCGCCCTGAGGCAGCCGCGACGGTTCACCGTCCACAACGCCTCCTTTGACCTCCAGGTAATCGACCGCGCCCTGGGCGTGCCGATCGAGGACCTGGCCCCGCGCACCTTTGACACGCGGATCCTCGCGCACCTACTGGACCCCCGGCAGCGCCATGAGGGCGGCACCGGCCTGGCCCTCAAGGAGTTGTCGGAGGTCTACGTGGACCCGTCTGCCCCTGACACTCAAGCGGGCTTGCACGAGGTATTCCGCCGCGACTACCGCGCAACCAAGGAGACCGGCTGGTCTGTCATCGACGTCGACCACCCGACCTACGTGCGCTACGCCGGTCTGGATCCCATCCTGGCGCGCCGGTTGTTTGACGAGCTGCTGCCCCTGGTGCGCGACGTCGGCCTGGACCGCCTGTCTGTCTTCGAGCACCGGCTACAGGCGCTGCTAGCGATGATGCAACGGCGCGGCGTCCTGCTGGACGTGCCCTACATCCAGGACCTGAAGGGTCGTCTGGGCGATGAGGCCGACCACTACCGGCAGGCCGCGGCACGCTACGGCGTCGCCAACGTCAACTCCACGGCGCAGATCGCTGAGGCCCTGACCGCGATGGGTGAGGACCTGACCGAGCGGACCCCGTCGGGTGCGCTCAAGGTCGACAAGGGCGTTCTCCTGCCCCTGGCCGACCTGGACACGCAGTGGCAGCGCATCGAGGCCCGCACGCCTAACCCGCTGGCCGACGCCGTCCTACGCGCGAAGAGGGCGGACAAGTGGTCGACCTCGTACGCGCAGGCGTTCCTAGACCTGCGCGACGACCGCGACCGGCTGCACCCGATGATCGGCGCACTACAGGCGCGCACGGCGCGTATGTCGATCAGTAACCCGCCCCTCCAGCAACTGCCCTCGTCGGACTGGACGATCCGCCGCGGCGTCATCGCCGACCCTGGACAGGTCATCGTCGCCGCCGACTATCAGGCCGTCGAGATGCGCGTCCTGGCTGCCCTGTCCGGCGACGAGCGCATGATCCAGGCGATCCTCGACGGTGAGGACCTGCACTCATTCACTGCCCGAATGGTCTACGGGCCGGAGTTCACGAAGGCGCACCGCAAGATTAGCAAGGCCGTCGGATTTGGAAAGGTGTTCGGCGGGGGCGCGGCGACGATCCAGCGTCAGACCGGTGCCGACCTCGAGGCCGTGAGGACCGCCCTGCGCGGGTACGACGAGACCTTCCCTGGCATCCGCCGCTTCGCGCAGCGCCTACAGAACCGGGCCGACTACGGGAAGCGTGAGGTCGTGACCCCGACCGGTCGGCACCTGCCGCTGGACCGCGACCGCCTGTACGCCGCCACTAACTACATCGTCCAGTCCACGTCCCGCGATCTGCTGGCGCAGGCGATCGTCGACATCCACGAGGCCGGCCTGGGCGAGCACCTACTGCTGCCGGTCCATGACGAGCTGATCGCGCAGGCCCCCGCCGACGTCGCCGAGGACGTCATCCAGGAGATCGGGCGACTCATGGAGTCGACCTTCGGGGGCGTCCCGATCGTGTCTGAGCCTGAGGTCTATGGGCGGTCCTGGGGATCCGGCTACGGCTGCCCGCCCGAGGCCGACGCCGCCTGA
- a CDS encoding DUF7169 domain-containing protein has product MRDLIELVAAVRTETDALAALLPDAAARQWSASPVPRPREDTTERATGGPASDPTADTVLDPRRLAVRDTVARSRQVLRETVDRVHAVRVAMTLAVDRYDGDA; this is encoded by the coding sequence GTGCGTGACCTAATCGAGCTGGTCGCCGCAGTCCGCACCGAAACCGACGCCCTGGCCGCCCTGCTGCCCGACGCCGCGGCGCGGCAGTGGTCGGCGTCGCCCGTGCCCCGCCCCCGCGAGGACACCACCGAACGAGCCACCGGTGGCCCCGCGTCCGACCCGACCGCCGACACCGTCCTGGACCCGCGCCGCCTGGCCGTGCGCGACACCGTCGCCCGGTCCCGGCAGGTCCTGCGCGAGACGGTCGACCGCGTCCACGCCGTCCGCGTCGCCATGACTCTGGCCGTGGACCGCTACGACGGCGACGCCTAG
- a CDS encoding sigma-70 family RNA polymerase sigma factor, whose translation MFYGPGFIESVFSTMSDRVDLPEDLEVETIRAAQAGDHGAQLRLVQAYAPALRRLATTFLRRFPAEERAAATEDVRAEALVAFLGMIQDHDLERSPRLAGRVVQVVTGALRHAARLDASMAVPSRTLSRFYTILGKVDGDVDLARAIAPDYAMAVTTFDEVLRIVRGTVPLSDEDDEGGWLVAAPLADGQGSLSEVEDALMVAHALRVLSSDERQVVRYAYGFETGEPLSDAGVVQAMSEAALGREAVDAGQTVVSRQTVQRRRGAALARMREALGAPPI comes from the coding sequence ATGTTCTACGGACCGGGCTTCATCGAGTCGGTCTTTAGCACCATGTCCGACCGGGTCGACCTGCCCGAGGACCTTGAGGTCGAGACGATCCGCGCCGCGCAGGCTGGCGACCACGGCGCGCAACTGCGCCTAGTCCAGGCGTACGCCCCGGCCCTGCGGCGACTTGCCACGACGTTCCTGCGCCGGTTCCCTGCTGAGGAGCGAGCGGCTGCGACTGAGGATGTACGCGCGGAGGCCCTGGTGGCGTTCCTGGGCATGATCCAGGATCACGACCTCGAGCGGTCGCCGCGGCTGGCCGGTCGCGTCGTCCAGGTCGTGACCGGTGCCCTGCGCCACGCCGCGCGGCTGGACGCCTCTATGGCCGTGCCGTCACGGACCCTGTCGCGGTTCTACACGATCCTGGGCAAGGTCGACGGCGACGTAGACCTGGCCCGCGCGATCGCCCCCGACTACGCGATGGCCGTCACGACCTTTGACGAGGTCCTGCGGATCGTGCGCGGCACCGTGCCCCTGAGCGATGAGGACGACGAGGGCGGCTGGCTCGTGGCTGCGCCCCTGGCCGACGGACAGGGCTCCCTGTCTGAGGTCGAGGACGCCCTCATGGTCGCCCATGCGCTGCGTGTCCTGAGCTCCGACGAGCGGCAGGTGGTCCGGTACGCCTATGGGTTTGAGACCGGCGAGCCGCTGAGTGACGCGGGCGTCGTCCAGGCCATGAGCGAGGCCGCCCTGGGCCGTGAGGCCGTCGACGCCGGACAGACCGTTGTATCCCGCCAAACCGTCCAGCGGCGACGCGGCGCTGCACTGGCGCGTATGCGTGAGGCCCTGGGCGCACCCCCGATCTGA